In the genome of Christensenella timonensis, one region contains:
- a CDS encoding PRC-barrel domain-containing protein: protein MKKASEVLGLKVMGIREGMESGSAQDFMIDAGRRTVEYLILKDQDGYGFRAIATGDILGIGADYIMTSTVDNARKMYESKDVLKVIETGFFILGSTALTSAGDVIGRVADFSFDEKSGALDTLILDGGQEFDAQKIASLAGTMVFLDPAGNSILKQPAPQMREEAPQGTAPSLLQKESMAYLLGKTVREDVVSADNALHIAAGTVLTEELLGQAADHSDVLLALTMDV from the coding sequence ATGAAAAAAGCATCAGAAGTATTGGGACTTAAGGTCATGGGCATCCGCGAGGGCATGGAAAGCGGCAGTGCGCAGGATTTCATGATCGATGCGGGCAGGCGTACTGTGGAATACCTGATTTTAAAGGATCAGGACGGCTACGGCTTCCGGGCGATCGCGACAGGGGATATCCTGGGGATCGGCGCGGATTATATCATGACGTCCACTGTGGACAACGCGCGCAAAATGTACGAATCGAAAGATGTCTTAAAAGTGATCGAAACGGGCTTCTTTATCTTGGGATCGACAGCGCTCACCAGCGCGGGTGATGTCATCGGCCGCGTAGCGGATTTCAGCTTTGACGAAAAATCAGGCGCGCTCGATACGCTGATCTTAGACGGCGGACAGGAATTCGACGCACAAAAGATCGCTTCGCTGGCAGGCACAATGGTATTTTTAGACCCAGCCGGGAATTCCATCCTTAAACAACCAGCACCGCAGATGCGTGAAGAAGCGCCGCAGGGCACTGCGCCCAGCCTCCTGCAGAAGGAGTCCATGGCCTATTTGCTGGGCAAGACGGTCAGGGAAGATGTGGTGTCTGCGGACAATGCACTGCATATCGCGGCAGGCACCGTACTCACAGAAGAACTGCTGGGGCAGGCAGCGGATCACAGCGATGTGCTGCTGGCCTTGACAATGGATGTATAA
- a CDS encoding C40 family peptidase codes for MKRRVVKKAYLRHMAAAVLCMCILLLSSTAALALEMPLSLPDGMGAAGNEASPSSETALPYTMPEIFKKQQGQIPEVRMGSVLCDTKLFALPEEGAQAVAEVSIGQELAVYAVRVNDSFNAVMTEDGQMAYIAADELSLTAPTRDDRPEIHLTDGGGNGYPGELYNDPVYLRLIAEAKQYIGMPYVWGGSTPDTSFDCSGYVCWVLNNSGVFSIERTNAQGLFDACDPLDSTDARPGDLIFFQGTYDANWPVTHVAIYVGNGYMLHCGKPIGYSRIDTPYWQEHFYAFGRLPV; via the coding sequence ATGAAAAGGCGTGTTGTAAAAAAAGCATATTTGCGGCATATGGCGGCCGCTGTTCTCTGTATGTGTATCTTGCTGCTGAGCAGCACCGCCGCACTGGCACTGGAAATGCCCCTTTCGCTGCCGGATGGAATGGGGGCAGCAGGGAATGAAGCATCCCCGTCAAGCGAAACTGCGCTGCCGTATACCATGCCCGAAATCTTCAAAAAACAGCAGGGCCAGATACCGGAAGTGCGTATGGGCAGCGTACTGTGCGATACAAAGCTTTTCGCATTGCCGGAAGAGGGGGCGCAGGCCGTGGCGGAGGTTTCCATCGGCCAGGAACTCGCGGTATATGCCGTGCGCGTCAACGACAGCTTCAATGCCGTGATGACCGAAGATGGGCAGATGGCATATATCGCGGCGGATGAACTATCGCTCACTGCACCCACGCGCGACGACCGCCCGGAGATCCATTTGACGGACGGCGGCGGGAACGGTTATCCCGGTGAGCTTTATAACGACCCCGTATATCTTCGCCTGATCGCCGAGGCCAAGCAATATATCGGCATGCCGTATGTGTGGGGCGGGTCTACGCCCGACACATCGTTCGACTGCTCGGGGTACGTTTGTTGGGTGCTTAACAATTCCGGTGTGTTTTCCATTGAACGTACCAACGCACAGGGGTTGTTCGACGCTTGCGATCCACTTGACAGCACGGATGCGCGTCCCGGCGACCTGATCTTTTTCCAGGGGACATACGACGCCAACTGGCCGGTCACACACGTGGCGATTTATGTGGGCAATGGCTATATGCTGCATTGCGGGAAACCCATAGGTTATTCGCGCATCGATACCCCTTACTGGCAGGAACACTTTTATGCTTTTGGAAGATTGCCCGTATAA
- a CDS encoding HU family DNA-binding protein, which translates to MNKKQLIDTAARRTQFSRHDTEIVVEAVLDSITNALKNGERVQIVGFGMFEPRVRAARAGVDPQTKKKIAIPQSTVPAFRAGKSLKDSVNHRA; encoded by the coding sequence ATGAATAAGAAACAACTCATTGACACCGCTGCACGGCGTACCCAATTTTCGCGGCACGACACCGAGATCGTGGTCGAGGCAGTTCTGGATTCCATTACCAATGCCCTGAAAAACGGTGAGCGCGTACAGATCGTCGGCTTTGGCATGTTTGAGCCGCGGGTACGCGCCGCGCGGGCCGGTGTTGACCCCCAGACCAAAAAGAAGATCGCCATTCCCCAATCCACAGTCCCTGCTTTCAGGGCCGGTAAATCTTTAAAAGATTCCGTCAATCACAGGGCTTAG